The DNA segment CAAAGTCGCCAAAATCGCTGAATTGGCCACCGAATACATCGCCCAGAAGGGTGGCCGAGACGAACCGCAGCTCCTCGAAGCACTGCTCGATCTCATCGAAAATGCCGCCGACGAAACGCTCGTGACCGTGGACGACGTCATCCGTGCCATGGCAGACAAACGCCCGGCGAACCAGGATTCGAACCGGCCAAAAGGAACGCTATTTCGCGATCCTCCAAACGTCGAAGGTGAAGCTGCCGAGAAAAAGCGCCTCATCGCACAAGCGCTCGTAAACGCGCCGACATTGCCCGTCACACTTCCAGCTTTTGGATTGTCCCTGCTCGATATCAATGCGGACAAACGTGGAATCGATCTTCTGTTTGGAACGAAAACTCCCGTGACCCGGTTACGCATCGAATGGGACAAAAGGGCGGGTCGAGCCAAGGTCGAAGCATCGGAGCTCGCGCCCGGCGCCGAACGTTTTGCGCGGGCGTTCGACGTGATGATTGCGCGTTTGTCCAAGTCGACCACGGCCGAACGATTCGAACGGGCGATGGTGCACGCCCGAGAACTTGCACGCTTGCCCGTCTCCGTACCGCTTGGTTTTTTTCGACAACTGGTGGCAGGCCTCGACGAACCTCAAGGGCTCGTGCGCACGGGATTTTCGTGCAACCAGGACTGCGGCATGTGCTGGCAAGGTCGCGACTGGGGCCGATACGGGGCCGAACAAATTTTGCGCTGGATCGAAGATTTGCGCGCCGCCGGCGCAACGTGTCTCATCATTTCCGGCGGCGAACCCACGCTCGATCCGGACCTCGTACGGTACGTCGAACACGCGCGTGCGCTGGGTTTTACCAACGTGACGCTCGAAACGAACGCCATTCAAGCGGCCAAACCGGGGCATGCCGAGCGCCTTGCGAAAGCGGGCGTGAGCCAAGCATTCGTGTCGCTGCACAGCGGCGATCCGGCCATCTCGGATGCGATCACGCGCGCGCCGGGCACGCACGAACGCACCGTGCGAGGCATCCACGCGCTGCTCGAAGCAAACATTCCCGTCGTGCTCAATGCCGTGATGACGGCCGAAGGCATCGATCACTTGGCCTCGTTGCCAGACTTCATTCACGACACGTTTGGCGGGCATCCGCTTCTTTCCAGCCTGATGATTTCGCAACCGACCGAGCCTTTCGATCGCACGCTTTTGCCTGCGATCGTGCCGGATCCTGCGCGAGCTCGGCTGGCCCTTCGCAAAACGATCGATCGGGCCCTGGCCCTGGGCATCACCGTGCAAGGACTCGATGGCCCCTGCGGTCCACCTCTATGCGCATTCGGCGGAGACCGGCGCGTCATTGCGGGCAAACCCGTGCCGAAA comes from the Polyangiaceae bacterium genome and includes:
- a CDS encoding radical SAM protein; the protein is MVHARELARLPVSVPLGFFRQLVAGLDEPQGLVRTGFSCNQDCGMCWQGRDWGRYGAEQILRWIEDLRAAGATCLIISGGEPTLDPDLVRYVEHARALGFTNVTLETNAIQAAKPGHAERLAKAGVSQAFVSLHSGDPAISDAITRAPGTHERTVRGIHALLEANIPVVLNAVMTAEGIDHLASLPDFIHDTFGGHPLLSSLMISQPTEPFDRTLLPAIVPDPARARLALRKTIDRALALGITVQGLDGPCGPPLCAFGGDRRVIAGKPVPKMVDFRRHVPACERCVARSACFGVRHIEVELFGEACVSPLDTWA